In Candidatus Polarisedimenticolia bacterium, a single window of DNA contains:
- a CDS encoding GWxTD domain-containing protein has protein sequence MSRKTTLESTLFLGFLLAALSFPGALRGKDYEINVDKPTPDWREGPVRYIISKDEDKAFKTLKTEDQRKEFIDIFWRRRDPTPETDYNEFKERYRNRALDAIRLYGETAMPGWKTDMGKIYMLIGPPDEMVRDRVARSHRGTVMWIYRNPPFPDLAPNTVIAFAQDPTGEYVLSSRPTWDSDVAHGIRLMGPKATDPENNYLMVAGKDPLLLGQGVPFSQGEFETQFIYGRMQQLPPKDAAILHDVVTAKTSFEVFPIRSRYSFFRTPNQQQTLVAVTLAIRTTSVQYQKVGAKEQPDVDPFGKFVDQDHPENQVAISDDDVFAAAPLNADAGLDDYLLFQALVPLKPGRYLAVYGARDNVAAKVGTFREQIVVPDLSAQDKLALSSVTLAQKLSPVSREPAESAAKFSPFRFGALEIVQSGVEDFKKSGSLNLYYQVYNARKDDAGAASLDVDYDYFAIRPSGDVPLGNIHVGPSPSLVQAYSLPLDRFPVGPYKLRITVTDRNQGIKASQEVLFNVVQ, from the coding sequence ATGTCCCGGAAAACGACCCTCGAATCGACCCTCTTCCTGGGTTTCCTGCTCGCCGCCCTTTCCTTCCCCGGCGCCCTCCGGGGCAAGGACTACGAGATCAACGTCGACAAGCCGACGCCTGACTGGCGGGAAGGTCCGGTGCGCTACATCATCAGCAAGGACGAGGACAAGGCCTTCAAGACACTGAAGACCGAGGATCAGAGGAAGGAGTTCATCGACATCTTCTGGAGGCGTCGCGACCCGACGCCGGAGACCGATTACAACGAGTTCAAGGAGCGCTACCGCAACCGCGCCCTCGATGCCATTCGCCTTTACGGGGAAACTGCCATGCCGGGATGGAAGACCGACATGGGAAAGATCTACATGCTCATCGGCCCTCCCGACGAGATGGTGCGCGATCGGGTCGCCCGCAGCCATCGCGGCACGGTCATGTGGATCTACCGCAATCCCCCCTTCCCCGACCTGGCGCCGAACACGGTCATCGCCTTCGCGCAGGACCCGACGGGTGAGTACGTCCTCAGCAGCAGGCCGACCTGGGACTCGGACGTGGCGCACGGCATCCGCCTGATGGGGCCGAAGGCCACCGATCCGGAGAACAACTACCTGATGGTCGCCGGGAAGGACCCGCTCCTCCTGGGGCAGGGAGTTCCCTTCTCGCAGGGCGAGTTCGAGACCCAGTTCATCTACGGGCGCATGCAGCAGCTCCCGCCCAAGGATGCCGCGATCCTGCACGACGTGGTGACGGCGAAGACCAGCTTCGAGGTCTTCCCGATCCGGAGCCGCTACTCCTTCTTCCGGACCCCGAACCAGCAGCAGACGCTGGTTGCGGTGACCCTGGCGATCCGGACGACCTCGGTGCAATACCAGAAGGTGGGCGCCAAGGAGCAGCCCGACGTCGACCCGTTCGGGAAATTCGTCGATCAGGACCATCCGGAAAACCAGGTGGCCATCTCCGACGACGACGTCTTCGCCGCCGCTCCCCTGAACGCCGATGCCGGGCTGGATGACTACCTGCTGTTCCAGGCGCTGGTGCCGTTGAAGCCGGGGCGTTATCTGGCGGTCTACGGAGCGCGCGACAACGTGGCGGCAAAAGTGGGGACGTTCCGGGAGCAGATCGTCGTGCCGGATCTCTCGGCGCAGGACAAGCTGGCCCTCAGCAGCGTCACCTTGGCGCAGAAGCTTTCACCCGTCTCGCGGGAGCCGGCGGAGAGCGCCGCGAAGTTCTCCCCCTTCCGCTTCGGCGCTCTCGAGATCGTGCAATCCGGCGTCGAGGACTTCAAGAAGTCGGGCTCGTTGAACCTCTATTACCAGGTCTACAACGCCCGCAAAGACGACGCCGGGGCCGCGAGCCTGGATGTCGATTACGACTACTTCGCCATCCGGCCTTCGGGGGACGTGCCGCTGGGCAACATCCATGTCGGTCCCTCGCCGTCCCTCGTGCAGGCCTACTCTCTCCCCCTCGATCGCTTCCCGGTGGGACCGTACAAGCTGCGCATCACGGTGACCGACCGGAACCAGGGGATCAAAGCCTCCCAGGAAGTTCTGTTCAACGTCGTGCAGTGA
- the pyrE gene encoding orotate phosphoribosyltransferase, with protein MTPRQRLRDLIAEKCVLRGDFVLASGARSTVYFDCKRATLHPEGVSLIGELLWEAIGALDVEVAAVGGPTIGADPIVGHLTALSHMKGKPIAAFLVRKEAKSHGTRRAIENPPPAGSRVVIFEDVVTSGGSTLDAIRAVEEAGLKVAAVFCLVDREQGGAAALAAYDYRPLFKKSEFGL; from the coding sequence ATGACACCCCGCCAGCGCCTGAGGGACCTGATCGCGGAGAAGTGCGTCCTGCGGGGCGATTTCGTCCTCGCCTCCGGCGCCCGCTCCACCGTCTACTTCGACTGCAAGCGGGCCACCCTCCATCCCGAGGGAGTGTCGCTCATCGGAGAGCTCCTCTGGGAAGCGATCGGGGCGCTCGACGTCGAGGTGGCGGCGGTTGGAGGGCCGACGATCGGGGCCGATCCAATCGTCGGGCACCTCACGGCCCTGTCCCACATGAAGGGCAAGCCGATCGCCGCCTTCCTGGTCCGCAAGGAGGCGAAATCGCACGGCACCCGCCGCGCCATCGAGAACCCTCCTCCCGCCGGCAGCCGCGTGGTCATCTTCGAGGATGTGGTCACCAGCGGCGGATCGACATTGGACGCCATCCGCGCCGTCGAGGAGGCGGGCCTCAAAGTCGCCGCTGTTTTCTGCCTGGTGGACCGCGAGCAGGGGGGAGCCGCCGCCCTGGCCGCCTACGACTACCGCCCCCTCTTCAAGAAGTCCGAGTTCGGCCTGTAG
- a CDS encoding DUF4382 domain-containing protein yields the protein MISSRWIRTFLILSLALTVAACSSNHGESNSRTGNVRVMLTSAPATTGVVSGATTDAVAAGGSSWGDDDGGMLSRLSQANVTFSSLLARNLNGDLVNLSTTLPQTVDLIPVINGHEVSLPAGTLPAGMYDQFVVVITHVQFVFTDGAKIDLTPPGGGWTKIIPVQTFEVVDGQTTVIELRFNPDHAFDDVDGDFHFFPNFDCDTHGEDD from the coding sequence ATGATCTCGAGCCGCTGGATCCGGACCTTTCTCATCCTGAGCCTGGCGTTGACGGTCGCCGCCTGCTCCTCCAACCACGGAGAGTCGAATTCGCGCACCGGTAACGTGCGAGTCATGCTCACGTCGGCACCGGCCACCACGGGCGTCGTGTCGGGCGCCACGACGGATGCCGTGGCTGCGGGCGGGAGCAGCTGGGGCGACGATGACGGCGGCATGCTGTCGCGGCTGTCCCAGGCCAACGTCACCTTCTCGAGCCTGCTGGCCCGCAACCTGAACGGCGACCTGGTCAATCTGTCGACCACCCTGCCGCAGACGGTGGATCTGATTCCGGTCATCAACGGCCACGAGGTGAGCCTGCCCGCCGGCACGCTGCCGGCAGGCATGTACGATCAGTTTGTCGTGGTGATCACGCATGTGCAGTTCGTGTTCACCGACGGTGCGAAGATCGACCTGACGCCTCCGGGCGGCGGCTGGACGAAGATCATCCCGGTGCAGACTTTCGAAGTCGTCGACGGGCAGACCACGGTCATCGAGCTGCGCTTCAATCCGGATCACGCCTTCGACGACGTGGACGGGGATTTCCACTTCTTCCCCAACTTCGACTGCGATACACACGGAGAGGACGACTGA
- a CDS encoding DUF1648 domain-containing protein, which translates to MSTRTAVILVLAVTGAALAASVIFYPSLPERVPTHFNLHGEPDHWSGKTSASLALPGLVALPLLFMLLGDWLSPDHFKVGAFRPSFNYLMVILAVLFAYMHAIVLAAALHPERSYARWMIGGIFLFLAWVGNLLGKTRRNFWIGIRTPWALASDAVWIGTHRLGGRIFMGVGLLGAAAIAAGVSPVWCLAAFAAALCIPVFYSFWLSKKLEKQGA; encoded by the coding sequence ATGTCCACGAGAACCGCGGTGATCCTGGTGCTGGCGGTGACGGGCGCCGCCCTTGCGGCCTCGGTCATCTTCTATCCCTCGCTTCCCGAGCGGGTGCCCACGCATTTCAACCTGCATGGAGAACCCGATCACTGGTCGGGAAAGACCTCCGCCTCGCTGGCCCTTCCCGGCCTGGTCGCGCTTCCCCTGCTCTTCATGCTGCTCGGAGACTGGCTGTCGCCGGACCACTTCAAGGTCGGCGCTTTCCGTCCTTCCTTCAACTACCTCATGGTCATCCTGGCGGTGCTGTTCGCCTACATGCATGCGATCGTGCTGGCGGCGGCGCTGCATCCGGAGCGATCCTACGCACGCTGGATGATCGGTGGCATCTTCCTGTTCCTCGCCTGGGTGGGCAATCTCCTGGGCAAGACCCGCCGCAACTTCTGGATCGGCATCCGCACCCCGTGGGCCCTGGCGAGCGACGCCGTCTGGATCGGCACGCACCGGCTGGGCGGACGGATCTTCATGGGGGTCGGCCTCCTCGGCGCGGCGGCCATCGCCGCCGGCGTGTCGCCGGTCTGGTGCCTCGCCGCCTTTGCGGCCGCCCTCTGCATTCCGGTCTTCTATTCGTTCTGGCTGAGCAAGAAGCTGGAAAAGCAAGGCGCCTGA
- a CDS encoding autorepressor SdpR family transcription factor encodes MPNGDVFKALADPTRREILRMLHQRPEMSAGQIAEVFDMTAPSVSHHFSVLKAADLISQRREGQQILYSINTSVVEDLMATMFEMFRKNGRKER; translated from the coding sequence TTGCCGAACGGCGACGTCTTCAAGGCCCTGGCCGATCCCACCCGCCGCGAGATTCTGCGCATGCTCCATCAGCGGCCGGAGATGAGCGCGGGGCAGATTGCCGAGGTTTTCGACATGACGGCTCCGTCGGTATCGCACCACTTCAGCGTCCTCAAGGCGGCCGACCTGATCTCGCAGCGGCGCGAGGGACAGCAAATCCTCTACTCGATCAACACGAGCGTCGTCGAGGACCTGATGGCCACGATGTTCGAGATGTTCCGCAAGAACGGAAGAAAGGAGCGTTAA
- a CDS encoding VOC family protein, protein MATPVKPIPDGYHTATAYLVLRDTKTALEFYKKAFGAETTVLMPMANGRVGHAEMKIGDSMIFLSDESPEMAPENKSPQTAGCVTGSTFLYVNDVDAVFKKAVDAGAKVKMPVTDMFWGDRFGKIVDPFGHHWGIATHKEDPSPEEIRKRQAEWEKKMAQGK, encoded by the coding sequence ATGGCCACCCCCGTGAAGCCCATCCCCGACGGTTACCACACCGCCACAGCCTACCTGGTCCTGCGGGACACGAAGACCGCCCTCGAGTTCTACAAGAAGGCCTTCGGCGCCGAGACGACCGTCCTCATGCCCATGGCGAACGGGCGAGTCGGGCACGCCGAGATGAAGATCGGCGATTCGATGATTTTCCTCTCCGACGAGTCGCCCGAGATGGCGCCCGAGAACAAATCGCCGCAGACCGCGGGCTGCGTCACCGGATCGACCTTTCTCTACGTGAACGACGTGGACGCCGTCTTCAAGAAGGCCGTCGACGCCGGAGCCAAGGTCAAGATGCCCGTGACCGACATGTTCTGGGGAGACCGCTTCGGGAAAATCGTGGATCCGTTCGGGCATCACTGGGGGATCGCCACCCACAAGGAAGATCCCTCTCCCGAAGAGATCCGGAAGCGGCAGGCGGAGTGGGAAAAGAAGATGGCCCAGGGGAAATAA